One Cucurbita pepo subsp. pepo cultivar mu-cu-16 chromosome LG11, ASM280686v2, whole genome shotgun sequence DNA window includes the following coding sequences:
- the LOC111805959 gene encoding erlin-2-B-like, giving the protein MDRNQPQRPPYPQTRPPESGGSFSSILAVFASFIAVFSMVLISSQSDFKSDFSILHQVPEGHVGVYWRGGALLKTITEPGFHLKLPLLTQFVPVQVTLQSDQVRDIPCGTKGGVMINFEKIEVVNRLRKEYVYDTLVNYGVNYDNIWIYDKIHHEINQFCSSHSLQQVYIDVFDQIDEKMKEALQGDCTRYAPGIEIISVRVTKPTIPDSIRKNFEDMEVERTKVLIAVEKQMVVEKEAETKKKMAISEAEKNANVSMILMEQKLMEKESARRQQEIDNHIYLAREKSLADANYYRVLKEAEANKLKLTPQFLELKFIEAIADNTKIFFGDKVPNMVLDQRLLGNFLHQVSEDVSTKASGETSLEM; this is encoded by the exons ATGGATCGTAATCAGCCACAGCGGCCACCATATCCGCAGACTCGTCCTCCAGAATCCGGCGGCAGTTTTTCATCCATACTCGCAGTTTTCGCTTCCTTCATCGCCGTCTTTTCCATG GTGCTGATTTCATCTCAATCAGACTTCAAAAgtgatttttctattttacaCCAAGTACCAGAAGGTCATGTGGGGGTATATTGGAGAGGAGGTGCCCTTCTGAAGACAATAACGGAGCCAG gttTCCATCTGAAGTTGCCTCTGTTAACCCAGTTTGTGCCTGTTCAAGTGACCCTCCAGTCTGATCAA GTAAGGGATATTCCATGTGGTACGAAGGGGGGTGTAATGATCAACTTCGAGAAAATCGAG GTTGTCAATCGCCTCCGCAAAGAATATGTGTACGACACCCTGGTCAACTATGGTGTGAATTATGATAACATATGGATATATGACAAGATTCATCATGAAATCAATCAGTTTTGTAGCTCTCACAGTCTTCAGCAAGTTTATATCGATGTCTTTGATCAG ATTGACGAGAAGATGAAAGAGGCCCTCCAAGGTGACTGTACGCGTTATGCTCCAGGTATTGAAATAATCAGTGTTCGTGTTACAAAACCTACCATCCCAGATTCCATCAGAAAGAACTTTGAAGACATGGAAGTGGAACGTACAAAG GTTTTAATTGCCGTAGAAAAACAAATGGTAGTCGAGAAAGAGGCAGAGaccaagaagaaaatggcAATTAGCGAAGCCGAGAAGAATGCTAATGTTAGCATGATCCTCATGGAACAAAAATTGATGGAGAAGGAGAGTGCCAGGAGACAGCAAGAAATTGATAACCACATCTATCTTGCTCGTGAAAAAAGCCTCGCAGATGCCAATTATTACCG TGTACTAAAAGAAGCTGAAGCCAACAAGTTGAAGCTTACACCCCAGTTTCTAGAGCTTAAATTTATCGAGGCCATAGCTGATAATACAAAGATTTTCTTTGGGGACAAG GTTCCGAACATGGTTTTGGATCAGAGGCTGCTCGGAAACTTCCTGCATCAGGTGTCAGAAGATGTATCAACAAAAGCCTCTGGGGAGACAAGCTTAGAAATGTAG